The Thiorhodovibrio litoralis genome includes a window with the following:
- a CDS encoding P-loop NTPase family protein, with translation MKIILLGNAGSGKSTFSRRLRAREPAACLSLDTVAFADGPTRRPLADSIAAVRQFIATHESWIIEGCYSDILEPILAECEELIFLNPDIEVCVAHCRARPWEPEKFPSPEAQNANLDNLIDWVRAYETREDEYGLARHRQLYNSFRGKKREFQNPADYVGV, from the coding sequence GTGAAAATCATTCTTCTGGGTAATGCCGGTTCCGGCAAGAGCACCTTCTCTAGGAGGTTGCGCGCCCGCGAGCCGGCCGCTTGTCTGTCGCTCGATACCGTCGCCTTCGCGGATGGCCCGACACGGCGTCCGCTTGCGGACAGCATCGCCGCCGTGCGGCAGTTTATCGCCACGCATGAGAGCTGGATCATCGAAGGCTGCTACTCCGATATTCTCGAGCCGATCCTGGCAGAATGCGAGGAACTGATCTTCCTCAACCCCGACATCGAGGTCTGTGTCGCGCATTGTCGCGCACGCCCGTGGGAACCAGAGAAATTTCCCTCTCCAGAGGCGCAGAACGCGAACCTGGACAACTTGATCGACTGGGTTCGCGCCTATGAGACCCGGGAGGATGAGTATGGACTCGCGCGGCATCGGCAGCTGTACAACAGCTTTCGCGGCAAGAAGCGCGAGTTCCAGAATCCTGCCGACTACGTCGGTGTTTAA
- a CDS encoding anthrone oxygenase family protein, whose product MSVLELALILATLFCALTAGFAFAFATVVMPGLGKLEDKAFIRGFQVIDSVIQAGQPVFGLVWIGSTVALLVSAVMGTLQLEGIERVFLVASALIYVVGVQILTFRINVPLNNALQTLDVDAMDDDALASARRDFEARWVRWNAVRTVIASLISVALLFVLLWL is encoded by the coding sequence ATGAGTGTACTGGAACTTGCCTTGATCCTGGCGACCCTGTTCTGTGCTTTAACGGCCGGTTTTGCCTTTGCCTTCGCGACAGTGGTGATGCCCGGGCTCGGAAAGCTGGAAGATAAAGCATTTATCCGAGGGTTTCAGGTGATCGACAGCGTCATCCAGGCCGGTCAGCCCGTCTTCGGCCTGGTCTGGATAGGCTCTACTGTGGCTCTGCTGGTTTCGGCGGTGATGGGAACCCTGCAACTTGAAGGCATCGAACGGGTTTTCCTTGTCGCCAGCGCGCTCATCTACGTTGTTGGCGTCCAGATACTCACGTTCAGGATCAATGTGCCGCTGAACAACGCGCTTCAAACGCTGGATGTCGACGCGATGGATGACGATGCACTGGCATCAGCCCGGCGCGACTTCGAAGCCCGCTGGGTCAGATGGAACGCGGTCAGAACCGTCATCGCATCTCTGATCAGTGTGGCATTGCTGTTCGTCTTGCTGTGGCTTTAA
- a CDS encoding RtcB family protein, with protein sequence MPIRKVFTEGAKPVKVWTDDIDARSQAQLVNISTLPFIHKHVAAMPDVHLGIGATIGSVIATDKAIIPAAVGVDIGCGMAAARTSLTAEQIDEKALKKLFDQISRDVPVGRAQHKDDRALTDAAAPFAAPLKAMTDKHPQLLKAFGRFSNWVNQIGTLGGGNHFIEVCLDESNRVWVMLHSGSRGIGNAIGHYFIELARRDMERWMIQLPDRDLAYLPEGTEHFDDYVEAVSWAQSYARENRDQMMRLVLAALARHLPEFSVTEEVVNCHHNYVDRENHFGANVWVTRKGAIRAREGDLGIIPGSMGAKSYIVRGKGNPESFCSCAHGAGRRMSRTAAEKQFKPADLVAQTQGVMCRKDKGVLDEIPGAYKDIDQVMANQSDLVEVVHTLKQLVCVKG encoded by the coding sequence ATGCCCATTCGGAAGGTCTTCACTGAGGGCGCCAAGCCCGTCAAGGTCTGGACCGACGATATCGATGCGCGCTCACAAGCACAGCTCGTCAATATCTCGACCCTGCCGTTCATCCACAAGCATGTCGCCGCCATGCCTGACGTGCATCTGGGCATTGGCGCTACCATCGGCAGCGTCATCGCGACCGACAAGGCCATTATCCCGGCCGCTGTCGGTGTCGATATCGGCTGCGGCATGGCCGCCGCGCGCACCTCGCTGACCGCCGAGCAGATCGACGAGAAGGCGCTGAAAAAGCTCTTCGACCAGATCAGCCGCGATGTCCCGGTCGGGCGCGCGCAGCACAAGGACGACCGCGCGCTGACCGACGCCGCCGCGCCCTTCGCCGCGCCGCTCAAGGCGATGACCGACAAACACCCGCAATTGCTCAAGGCGTTCGGGCGCTTCTCCAACTGGGTCAACCAGATCGGCACCCTGGGTGGGGGCAATCACTTCATCGAGGTCTGTCTGGACGAGTCCAACCGCGTCTGGGTGATGCTGCATTCTGGCAGTCGCGGGATTGGCAACGCCATCGGCCATTACTTCATCGAGCTGGCCCGCCGCGACATGGAGCGCTGGATGATTCAGCTGCCGGACCGGGACCTGGCCTATCTGCCCGAGGGCACCGAACATTTCGATGACTATGTCGAGGCCGTGTCCTGGGCGCAATCCTATGCGCGGGAGAATCGCGATCAGATGATGCGCCTGGTTTTAGCTGCACTTGCGCGGCATCTGCCGGAGTTCAGCGTCACCGAGGAAGTGGTCAACTGCCACCACAACTATGTGGATCGCGAGAACCACTTCGGCGCCAATGTCTGGGTCACCCGCAAGGGCGCCATCCGCGCCCGCGAAGGTGATCTTGGCATCATCCCCGGCAGCATGGGCGCGAAAAGTTACATCGTGCGCGGCAAGGGCAACCCCGAGAGCTTCTGCTCCTGCGCCCACGGCGCGGGGCGGCGGATGAGCCGGACCGCTGCCGAAAAGCAGTTCAAGCCAGCCGACCTGGTCGCGCAGACCCAGGGTGTGATGTGTCGCAAGGACAAAGGGGTGCTCGATGAAATCCCTGGCGCCTACAAGGACATCGACCAGGTGATGGCCAACCAGAGCGACCTGGTCGAGGTGGTGCATACCTTGAAGCAGCTGGTGTGCGTGAAGGGATGA
- a CDS encoding ExeA family protein, with product MNKTLLALYGLKFNPFSPELPTAALHRSAPVEQFCWRIEQSLIREGGFALIQGDPGTGKSAVLRLLDERLRQLPDISVGALTHPSSKVADFYREMGDLFAVDLKPHNRWGGFKILRERWLAHLETTLLRPVLLIDEAQEMHPTVLNELRLLTSMQFDSRTLLSVILAGDGRLATKLRREELLPLGSRIRTRLSMEYASREALVACLEHLQHSAGNASLMSAGLMKTLAEHALGNYRVLTTMAAELLAQAARLERAQLDEQLYLEVFGSAAGNARQRPSARAGA from the coding sequence ATGAACAAGACCCTGCTGGCCCTCTATGGACTGAAGTTCAATCCGTTCTCCCCGGAGCTGCCGACGGCGGCACTGCATCGCAGCGCGCCGGTGGAGCAGTTTTGCTGGCGCATCGAGCAGAGCCTGATCCGCGAAGGCGGTTTTGCGCTCATTCAAGGTGATCCGGGTACCGGCAAGAGTGCGGTACTGCGCCTGCTCGATGAGCGTCTGCGCCAGCTGCCCGATATCAGCGTTGGGGCGCTCACGCATCCCAGCTCGAAGGTGGCGGACTTCTACCGCGAGATGGGCGATCTGTTCGCCGTTGACCTCAAGCCCCATAACCGCTGGGGTGGCTTCAAGATCCTGCGCGAGCGCTGGCTGGCGCATCTGGAGACGACGCTGTTGCGCCCGGTGTTGCTCATCGACGAGGCGCAGGAGATGCATCCGACGGTGCTCAATGAGCTGCGTCTGCTGACCTCCATGCAGTTCGATTCGCGCACGTTGTTGAGCGTGATCCTGGCCGGCGATGGCCGCCTGGCGACCAAGCTGCGCCGTGAGGAGTTGCTGCCGCTGGGCAGTCGTATCCGTACGCGCCTGAGTATGGAGTATGCCAGTCGCGAGGCGCTGGTCGCCTGCCTGGAGCATTTACAACACAGTGCCGGCAATGCGAGTCTGATGAGCGCAGGGCTGATGAAGACGCTCGCTGAGCATGCGTTGGGCAATTATCGCGTGCTCACGACCATGGCGGCAGAATTGCTGGCGCAGGCTGCTCGGCTCGAACGCGCGCAGCTCGATGAACAACTCTACCTTGAGGTGTTTGGTTCAGCGGCGGGCAACGCCCGCCAACGCCCGAGTGCCAGGGCGGGCGCCTGA
- a CDS encoding NmrA family NAD(P)-binding protein translates to MNLKTKITNSNDLVLVLGATGKTGRRIVSSLKNLGVPVRLGSRSASPAFDWNNAASWDDCLEGVTKIYINYAPDLAMPGATDAISELVSRARSADVKHLVLLSGRGEAEAQACEAIIRHSGIDWTIVRASWFNQNFSEGAFGDMVRAGQITLPDVSTPEPFVDVDDIAEVAVVALTQPGHAGELYEVTGPRLLTLADVAEELSQATGRTIHYRPVTHDAFVQGVGDSGVPRDVLWMLDYLFATVLDGRNAYLTDGVQRALGREPKDFSDYAREIAATETWKAAA, encoded by the coding sequence ATGAACCTGAAAACCAAGATCACCAACAGCAATGATCTCGTCCTGGTCCTGGGCGCCACCGGCAAAACAGGTCGCCGTATCGTCTCTTCACTGAAGAACCTAGGTGTCCCGGTGCGGCTGGGCTCGCGCTCGGCTTCGCCCGCCTTTGACTGGAACAACGCCGCGAGCTGGGATGACTGTCTCGAGGGCGTCACCAAGATCTACATCAACTATGCACCCGATCTGGCAATGCCTGGCGCGACCGACGCGATCAGCGAACTGGTCAGCCGGGCACGATCCGCTGATGTGAAGCACCTGGTGCTGCTATCGGGTCGTGGCGAAGCGGAAGCCCAGGCCTGCGAGGCAATTATCCGGCACAGCGGAATCGACTGGACCATCGTTCGCGCGAGCTGGTTCAACCAGAACTTCTCGGAAGGGGCATTTGGCGACATGGTGCGGGCCGGGCAGATCACCCTGCCCGACGTATCAACGCCAGAGCCCTTTGTTGATGTTGATGACATCGCAGAAGTCGCGGTTGTTGCATTGACCCAGCCAGGTCACGCTGGCGAGCTCTATGAAGTGACAGGGCCACGGCTGCTGACCCTGGCCGATGTCGCGGAAGAACTGTCGCAGGCGACCGGCCGCACGATCCATTACAGGCCGGTAACGCACGACGCCTTTGTGCAAGGCGTTGGCGATTCTGGTGTGCCCCGGGATGTACTGTGGATGCTCGACTATTTGTTCGCGACCGTGCTGGACGGGCGCAATGCCTACCTGACAGACGGTGTGCAGCGTGCTCTCGGTCGGGAGCCGAAGGACTTTTCTGACTACGCCAGAGAGATCGCCGCAACCGAGACCTGGAAGGCCGCGGCGTGA
- a CDS encoding DNA-primase RepB domain-containing protein, whose amino-acid sequence MSRLSAERPHQAMTAARHTAVMLEAWHDAGIVRADLAVRTAKATMLWFHDRSLDQLPLGLARARNVQQADIYIRPARGYPWPMVFLDDVARPMAQRIARHYAALVVQTSTLGGCHLWLRLTRALDEAQRCDVQRWLIPRVGADPGSVSGEHLGRLAGMKNAKRGGEWVNVLRRPSPQERVWDPTPALPTMAPAPPPVVNCAPRARLSTGDPSESAREWGWVCGALEAGLAPTTVYQRLLERASPRRGADAERYARYTLARAIRQSARGN is encoded by the coding sequence ATGAGCCGCTTGAGCGCTGAGCGCCCGCACCAGGCCATGACAGCGGCAAGACACACCGCCGTGATGCTTGAGGCATGGCACGACGCTGGCATCGTGCGTGCCGATTTGGCGGTGCGCACCGCCAAGGCGACGATGCTGTGGTTCCATGATCGCTCTTTGGATCAGCTTCCGTTGGGGCTGGCCAGAGCGCGCAATGTCCAACAGGCCGATATTTATATCCGTCCAGCCCGCGGCTATCCCTGGCCAATGGTGTTTCTCGATGATGTCGCACGGCCGATGGCGCAGCGCATCGCTCGGCACTATGCGGCCCTGGTGGTGCAGACTTCGACGCTCGGGGGCTGCCACCTGTGGCTACGGCTGACCCGCGCGCTCGATGAGGCGCAGCGCTGTGATGTGCAGCGTTGGCTGATCCCGCGCGTTGGCGCCGATCCGGGCTCGGTCTCCGGTGAGCACCTCGGTCGGCTCGCCGGGATGAAGAATGCCAAGCGTGGCGGGGAGTGGGTCAATGTCCTTCGGCGACCAAGCCCGCAGGAGCGCGTCTGGGATCCAACTCCGGCCTTGCCAACGATGGCTCCGGCTCCGCCGCCGGTCGTCAACTGCGCTCCACGGGCGCGCTTATCCACCGGTGATCCGTCCGAATCTGCCCGCGAATGGGGCTGGGTCTGCGGCGCTCTTGAGGCCGGCCTTGCACCGACCACGGTCTACCAACGCTTGCTCGAGCGCGCGTCCCCGCGTCGCGGAGCCGATGCCGAGCGCTATGCCCGCTACACCCTCGCTCGCGCCATTCGCCAGAGCGCTAGAGGCAACTGA
- a CDS encoding P-loop NTPase family protein → MKKVAIFGNAGGGKSTLAKQLADATSLPLYSVDKIRYQAGGEEIPHAAYLNIHSDILKQDEWIIDGFGCAPSAWERFSAADTLVYIDLPLTTHVMWVTKRLLKGLFVNPEGWPDNSPILQGTLNSYSILWLCHRKLTPAYRKLASDSTKSKRVHHLMSPRAIRAFLDGVRLEQFGLDQEMGQNPASQSDKGSTSRTIVT, encoded by the coding sequence ATGAAAAAAGTAGCAATATTTGGTAATGCGGGAGGCGGCAAGTCTACACTGGCGAAGCAATTGGCCGACGCCACTAGCCTGCCTTTGTACTCTGTAGATAAAATACGTTATCAGGCGGGAGGCGAAGAGATCCCCCATGCTGCATATCTCAACATACATTCTGACATCTTAAAACAAGACGAATGGATCATTGATGGATTTGGTTGCGCCCCATCGGCATGGGAACGCTTTTCTGCTGCAGATACCCTCGTTTACATTGATCTTCCGTTAACAACGCACGTCATGTGGGTGACAAAGCGTTTGCTAAAAGGTTTATTTGTAAACCCAGAAGGCTGGCCAGACAACAGCCCAATATTACAAGGGACACTGAATAGTTACAGTATTCTTTGGCTGTGCCATAGAAAGCTGACTCCCGCATATCGAAAACTCGCGTCCGACTCCACGAAATCAAAGAGAGTTCATCACTTGATGTCGCCACGCGCCATCAGAGCTTTTCTCGATGGCGTCCGGCTGGAACAGTTTGGCCTTGATCAAGAGATGGGTCAAAACCCTGCGTCTCAGTCAGATAAGGGGAGCACCAGCAGAACAATAGTGACCTAG
- a CDS encoding NAD(P)-dependent oxidoreductase — protein sequence MTEKTSPILVLGASGATGRLLVNNLLEHEQFVRVIVRSSKKMPDELLANGRLTVIRGNLLDLSDTELTEVVAGCRCIASCLGHNLTLRGIFGPPHRLVTEAVRRVCQVARANPQKTPIRLILMNTVANRNRDLPEPVSMKDRIVISLLRRFVPPHADNEKAAEFLRVKIGQSDEVIEWVAVRPDTLIDESTVSHYSLHPSPTRGAIFDPGSTSRINVAHFMASLIMDDEAWGKWRGRMPVIYNLIPQES from the coding sequence ATGACTGAAAAGACGTCTCCAATTCTGGTTCTCGGCGCAAGCGGGGCAACTGGGCGCCTACTAGTCAACAATCTATTGGAACACGAGCAGTTCGTTCGCGTCATCGTGCGCAGCAGTAAGAAAATGCCCGATGAACTCCTAGCGAATGGCAGACTGACAGTTATTCGCGGCAACCTTCTCGACCTCAGTGACACCGAACTCACCGAGGTCGTTGCCGGTTGCCGGTGCATCGCATCCTGTCTTGGCCACAATTTGACTTTGAGAGGTATCTTTGGTCCCCCACATCGTCTGGTGACCGAGGCGGTGCGCCGAGTGTGTCAGGTTGCTCGGGCGAATCCCCAGAAAACGCCCATTCGGTTGATTTTGATGAACACAGTGGCTAACCGCAACAGGGATCTCCCAGAGCCCGTTTCGATGAAAGATAGAATCGTCATCAGTCTGTTGCGCCGATTTGTGCCCCCGCATGCGGATAATGAAAAGGCAGCTGAGTTTTTACGGGTTAAGATTGGCCAGTCCGATGAAGTGATTGAATGGGTCGCGGTCCGCCCTGACACGCTGATCGACGAAAGCACGGTGAGTCACTATTCGTTGCATCCTTCACCAACACGCGGTGCCATTTTTGATCCGGGGTCGACCAGTCGGATCAACGTGGCCCATTTCATGGCCAGCCTGATAATGGATGACGAAGCTTGGGGCAAGTGGCGAGGGCGAATGCCGGTCATCTATAACCTGATTCCGCAAGAATCATGA
- a CDS encoding AraC family transcriptional regulator: MSQLTSLYVYKVVGQASPGVDTADLVKQFGLDPEGPIDPTRMVSSAEYYDFFAALAHRDPNGLALPLRIGAAMRSDDYGAFGLAWKSAPNLRGSFVRAERYGHVLGAAETYSLESTCDGLFFNLDKAGDGRLGMLLSNEASLSAVDTISREVSSRAFVPLAVHFKHVPRGDISVYEAHFGCPVYFESRRDALLVSKESLDAPNRLGDETIVGFFDRHLEQQLASLTQESHLELRVRRAVANLLSEGVPTVSSIASELAMSARTLQRRLSEQGHSFQGVVDMARKDLAQRLLAETDYSLAEVAFLTGFADQSGFTRAFKRWAGQTPRSYRFGARTTPAGT, encoded by the coding sequence ATGAGCCAGCTCACCTCTCTCTATGTCTACAAGGTCGTCGGCCAGGCGAGCCCCGGTGTTGACACCGCGGACCTTGTCAAACAGTTTGGCCTTGACCCTGAGGGACCGATCGATCCGACCCGCATGGTGTCGTCGGCTGAGTACTACGATTTCTTTGCCGCACTGGCCCACCGGGATCCAAATGGTCTCGCGCTCCCCCTCCGCATCGGTGCGGCCATGCGCAGCGACGATTACGGCGCCTTTGGTCTCGCCTGGAAATCCGCGCCAAATCTGCGTGGCTCCTTCGTGAGAGCAGAACGGTATGGCCATGTTCTTGGGGCTGCAGAGACCTACTCGCTTGAGAGCACCTGCGACGGTCTGTTCTTTAACCTTGATAAGGCTGGCGATGGCCGGCTAGGCATGCTGCTGTCGAACGAAGCGAGCCTGTCGGCCGTCGACACGATTAGCAGAGAAGTGAGCTCAAGGGCCTTCGTGCCTCTGGCGGTCCATTTCAAGCACGTACCGAGAGGAGATATCTCGGTTTATGAAGCACATTTTGGGTGCCCTGTTTACTTTGAATCCAGGCGCGATGCCCTCTTAGTCAGTAAAGAGAGTCTTGATGCGCCAAATCGACTCGGTGACGAGACGATCGTGGGGTTCTTTGATCGCCATCTCGAGCAGCAACTGGCGTCGCTAACCCAAGAGAGTCACCTCGAACTTCGGGTACGGCGCGCCGTTGCGAATCTACTCAGTGAGGGTGTGCCCACAGTGTCTTCCATCGCCTCGGAACTCGCGATGAGTGCGCGAACGCTGCAGAGACGGCTTTCTGAGCAGGGCCATTCGTTTCAGGGTGTGGTCGACATGGCTCGCAAGGATCTTGCCCAACGGTTGCTCGCGGAAACCGACTATAGTCTTGCCGAAGTCGCCTTCCTGACGGGTTTCGCCGACCAAAGCGGTTTCACCAGGGCGTTCAAGCGCTGGGCAGGCCAGACGCCGCGCTCCTATCGATTCGGCGCGCGCACGACTCCCGCAGGGACCTGA